The genomic stretch TTTGCAAAATGTCAGGTGCAACATGTTCTGCAGCTTACAATTACAACCAAAGTGAATAAGTCTTGCAACATATTGAAAGCATACAATAAGTCTTGCAAAGCGCCAATATTTTCTTTGCCTTGTGTATTATTCGCCGCTTTTTGAAAAGCCACATCAGACAGTCTGTTAGGTTCAGTGGTTTCTGCTGACGGCAATCTGGTTCGGGAGCGAACGTTATTTTGGGATTGGGAAAATGCATCGATACCAAGGAAACTAGTAGAATTTTCCGGGGGAGTGTGCTGAAACATCATTCTGAAAAGGACGTTGGGTTGGCTTGTACCGGGTCAGGTTTTACCTGTCCGTTGCCCTGGTTTACCGTCGCTAGCTGCTTGATCATTGTCTTGTTTGCAGCTCTGGTTTTCTTCCGTGGTTACAGTTTGTTTGTTCTAACCTAGGCCTCAAGCTAACTCCCTTACTTGATTAAGCATGATGCTTTTTGCACGATTGAGCTGCCATGCAGTTGACTTGACGAAGAATGAGGATCCTCACGGTTGATTTGAATCAGCTATCCTCTCGATCGTGGTCAACGCCCTTGCATATATAGGTACCTATACGTGCTTAAATCGTCGTGTCTGATTTTCTGCTAAGAACCACTTCTGTTGGTCACATGATTAGTGATTAAGTTTTAAGTACAGGATCGATGCCCTATGCTGCTCACGATTGAGCTGTCATGGAGTTGACTTGCTTTTTCTGACCTGAAGTCAACTATACAAAATTCAGATTCGTACAACACAAGCAATTGCTTGAAGGAGCAGTGCACTAATTCATGTGTATGCTCGACAACTAGCCCAGAGGATGCGCAGGGTCATATGTACTCCTTTTATCTCAAAAATGAATATTAATCTAGCTTCATCTTAAATCAAACCATTTTAAATCTGACTAATCAATTTATAAAAAGTATCGATATTTATAATACCAAATAATTACCTTAAAAtgtatcatgaaatatattttcaaagTGTACCTTTTTGGTCTCGTTAATAAATATGGATACTTTTTgtaaatttgattaaatttaaGATAATTTGACCTACGACACAACTAGAAAGTCTACTCTTTGATGGATAGAGGGAGTAAATTTGTGCAGTTGCATACAAATAGATAATGTACATTATTGCAACCGTTGTAAGTTGGCACATGCAACCAACTGTTGTAAACGTCTGCACCACATGGCAAAGGGCCACCTTAACTGCATTTGGCATCCTGTGgacaactataaatacccatgCTACATTGCAACCCCAATGTCCAGAACACACACGACGAACAAGCGAGAGATCGAGGGAGCGAGATGGCCGAGGACACCATTACCCACTTCTCCCATCCAGGCCACGAGCTGGTGAAGCGGCACTACACCGGGCCGTTCGGCTGCGTCATGTGCTGGGAGCGCCTGTCCGGCGCCGCCTACGGCTGCCGCGCCGGCTGCGATTTCGCCATCCacgacgcctgcgccggccacCCGCAGACGCTCACCTCTCCGTCTCACCACCCGCACCAGCTCGTGCTCGTCGAGACCCGCCGCGACGTGACCCACGGCTGCGACGTCTGCGCcggccgctgcgccgccggGTGCTTCCTCTACCGCTGCCCGCCGTGCGGGTTCGACATGCACCCGCGCTGCGCCAAGCTGCCCCCGGCCGTGCGCAGCGTGCGGCACCCGGAGCATGACCTCGCGCTCGTAGTCGCCGAGGGTCGCtgcgccgcgtgccacgccatGCATGGCGCCGGTGCGCGCGCGTGGCTCTACCGTTGCAACGTGTGCAACCTCGACCTCCACGtctcgtgcgccgccgccgagggccCGGAGGACGCTGAGAACGGGCATTTCCCTGGTGCCGGGGACGACGGCCTCGGGCTTGACATTCGTGGCGAACTCCTTCGCTCCAGGATCGCCGCTCAGAGTCACATGGCTACTGCGGTTGCCATGAGGAACGCCGGCTGGAGCTTAGCGAACCTTATCTGTGAGTTACTCGTCCCCCTTAAAATGCGGACAGTACTAGTAGCTCAGAGTCACAATTTCCATCGCAGCATTTGTTTGTGACATATTGAGAACACACTTGCAACCTTACTAGATTCTTCCATGAATCTTACAGGAATCTGACGTGCAACAACAAGCACCTGCCTGAAGTTCGCAACATATGGGCTTCACTACGTGAATAATTAATGTGTGTATTTGTTTCATCACGACGCGTGCGCGTCTGTGTCTGTGCCACTCGCCCACTCGTGCAATTTTAAcagtattcttttttttttaaataaaaacagTTCACATGGGCCACGTCCAGGCCAGAACCTATCGGCCCACTACAAGCAACAACCCCCCACCGGTGGCGCCTGGGCCCTTCTCCTTTCCTTCCGATtccgacgccgccaccgccgtcgtccaGATTCCGACCCTGTTTGTtgtcagccgccgccgcggtcgccgtTGATCTTCTCATTAACTACAGCTCGACACCGATAGCTCTTGTCcacccaccccccccccccccccccccgatttAGCCCCTGAATCGAGTAAGCGGCTTTCACATGCCGTCCAAcacaagcgccgccgcctccggagaTCGAGCGATCCTTCTCGACGCCAACGCCTGAGTCGAGGCGCGCCGGAACGCGACGACGGCCGTATGCGAGACGAGGAACGTCCTGACCATCGAGGCGTCCTGCTGGCCTGCGGAGCCGCCGCTTCCCACGAAGCTATTCGTGTTCTGCCACGGCGCCAGCATCCGCGAGCAACCCATGGTCCTCCGCGCCGTCTAGGACCTGGTGCTTTTCCGCGTCACcgtcgccggcgggggcggaCCAGGCACCATCAGATTCCGTGGCGAGGACTGCGGCTACTTCATCTACCGGCACGGGGCCGACTCGACTCCGAGGTCGGGAGCTGGACCTCCACGGCAGCGTCGCTGGAGGCCCCTCGGAGAGCCGCGCCGGTGGAAATCCCCACCAAATCCAGGCGTGCACAAAGCGTGGCAAGGCCTGCCTCAAGTTTTCTGAATTGAAAGCTACCAGCGAGCGTCTTCCCTACGACGATGTCGAGACCGGGTTGCCTGCCTTCAAGGTCGACGACTGGACCATCACCACATGGAGCAACACGAGGATGGCTGGTGCTTACGAGGACTGGGAAGAGGAATTCACGGTCCTTGCTTCTGAGCTCAAAATCAGTGACGCTGTACGCTTGCAGTTGCAGAAGACTGGATTGCTGCGGTGTAATCCGTCACGGGAAGGCGAGGAGGCTGTAGTTGATCTCGGGTTGCAGAATCTCGTGGTGTTTGAACCCAAACCCAGCCTGAATGGAGAAGATGATGTCGTTTACCTGATGGCCAGGACAAAGTTCATGCACCCCAAGGTTTATGCTCTGGCTGTTGACAAGAGGAACAGCGTGCTGCTAGGTGCGGCTGAGTTCAGCACTGGATTACGATCGCTTTCGGGTCTCACCTATCACTTCGGTGCTATCACCAAGTATATATGAATCTGGTGCCACTCTAGGTAAGGGTTATGCTATGCAGCAATTGCTTCATTTTGTTACTTCGATGAACCGGCATTCAAGCACATGTATAccgtttttaaaaaaatcatatgtaCTGTGATTGAGTTAGAAATTCAGATTATGTTGATAGAGATCGTTTTCTTCCTAACCATTATGATTGCCTCAGCTTCCATGCTCGGCGATGTTCGGTGCAATGCAAGTGTGCAGCATGCTAGTTGCAAGTTTTACATAGTTCATCTCATCCTGTTCCTACTCTGCCACATGTGTAACATCTTGAATTGTCATGCTGCGCTTACCTCTCAGCTTATTTTGATCCGTCCGGCCGCTGCTTTCGATCGCATCCATCTAGTTTATATTGGAAAAATTCCAATCCAAATCCAATCAAGCGCTGGAAAGGTATAGCTCAGGAAAGCAGGCAAGTTAGTAGTGGTAGACTAGTCACCTCGTAAGAACTTGAATTATAGATTTACGGACGTGGAATGAAATTATAGATGTCTTTGCCGCTCAAGattcttttttaaaaatctTTTTCATTGTTTGAGGAGTGACCACGAGGCACGAGCGTTGATGTCTTGATGAGTCGGGCTCTGCACGACCTTCACCGGGAATGAGCTTCTTCGCGTCAGAATCCAAGCACAAAATAACATTAGCTGCTGCGGTCAAAATAAAGAACGCCGAATTCAGCATACTGAGTCTGTTCTAACTTAACGCACACCAGCAGCAAGGCCCCCGCGTCGTCTCTCTGGAGGCGACTCGGACGGCACCCACGCCCCGttgccaccaccaccctccaggcctcctccccacctcgtGCCTGCTAGGAAGGCTGCGGCGGGGCCTCCCTCACCGGCCGGGGGGCTCGCGCAAGTCTAAGGCGCGGCGACGTCCCGGGCCGGCGGATCCGACGTCCCAGGGATCGGATTCTGGGCCAGATCTGCATGGGGCTGCAACCGGCGTGTTCGTGGCCcgtgccggcgcggcggcgggatgatGGCCGGCTTGGGCGCGGTGCTGCGGACGGCGACGGTGACAACGGGATGACGGCCGCCCTAGGCACGGTGCTGCGGACGGCGACAGCGGGATAGCGGCCGCACTAGGCGCGGTGCtgcggacggcggtggcgacacCGGGATGGCGGCCGCACTAGGCACGGTGCtgcggacggcggtggcgccccTGGGCGGCGGTGCTACGACGGTCGGAGGCAGCGTGGTGGGGCATGGCGTGTGCGGGGGCAAGGGCGCGCCGGACCGGCGGCGGGCACGTGCGTGAAGGGTTGAGCAGCGCGGCTCGCGGAGGCCGGCCCCGGGCGCGAAGATGAGGTAGCACCGCGTGGGGGAACAAGTGTTAGGACATGCAGGCTTCTGTTCTATAGCATCAAGGACAAATCTAGAACCCTAAAACTTCTAACTCTTACCAATAAAGAAAGATCTAACAGCATGCAAGGAATCAGGAGCGGACCCAGCATAGGATAATTTTTGCAAACAACTAGTAGGTAAATATCTGGGTCAGATCCGAATTCAAATATGCTTACAATATAAAAAAGGCCCATAAGTACGATATATGCACTAGGTCACTAGGACAAGCAGACTTCTATTCTACAGCATCCAGAACATATCTAGAACCCTAAAACTGAACTGACTCTTACCAATAAACCGAGATTTCACCATACAAGGAACTGGGGATGGAACCAGCATAGGGTAATTTTCGCAAACAAAATCGAAGCCAGTAGGTATATCGTAACAGGGTCGgatccgaatacaaatagcTTACATGTCCTCCGTTTCGCTCGGCaggaagggaagagaaggggagggcaTACCTTGTGAGTGCTCGTtgccggggaggggagggagcagggcgcggcggccgctgaGGGGGGAAACGAGGGGTGTAGGGCTGGAAGCCTGCGACAGCACATTAGATGTGGGGAAGCATGGGACAGGAAGGGGTGCGGGCCCTTAACGGGCCGTGTCTGGACCGGCACACCGTGCCACACTATGATGGTCCAAGCACGGCCCGATACGTTGTGCCCCCCTGTCGCCCGTTAGGCCAGGCCTGTTTGCCCAAGTATACATGCGGAGATCTACCTAACTATCCTCCGCACgatttttgaaatttttattatttgagATTCGTGTTATAGTAGATGGATGATTAAAATGAAGTGAATATGTTGGGCATCCTGAGCTCCCGGGTGAGATGGGGGAGCAAGCATGCACACAATCTCACCATGCTAAAATGTTGGATTAGCTTATCAAAAATGTTGAGTCAAAATATGTTGTTGCAAGAAAATGTTGAGTATGTATAATGCTTGGGACAGCCTGGGTGAAGTGGGGGTTTGAAAGTTGCAACTCTTAACTATCTTCCACAAGATATATCGCGACGCGCTTAGGACGATGGTAGCGAGTAGCTAATTcgtttttgccaaaaaaaaataccGGCTGTCAAGTCATCCCTGTTTTGCATACCGCTATCTTTTGAATATTGGTTTATCATTTAATAAATTCAAGCAACAAAACCTATTCTTTTTTAGCGAGCTTTACAAGAGGACTAAAAAAAGGTGTTGACTTGTGACGGTCCTTGACCTAACTTGGATCTAGTCACAAATTCTTTTTCGTTTAAAGGTATATATAAAGAAAAGACTTTTGGATCCTAATATATCGTACACTTTCCGGTAGTCAAAGTTTTCCGGTTGTCACGTAAAGCTGGCAGGCTTTCTTTTCGAGCGAAAGCCGATGGAATACGGAAACAGGAGTAGACACTAACAGTACGGGCTTATTTTACTAGTTGAAACTGAAATGGAGCGCAACAGGATGCGCATGGTTAGGTCGTGAGCCCAACTCTCGTGTGGTTCTCCACCCAATTAACACGCACTCGTTTTCCATGACCACTCATGAAATTTCTTCTCCAGCCGGTAATGAACTGGCCTTGACCCTGTAGGTGTCGAACGGGAGGACGCGATTAATGAGGACGGCACGATGGCACGGCGCGGCGCCTCAATTTTCAGCTCTGCACTAGCTTGCCCAAGATGCAGGCCCCGTGCGCACGCTTGCTGAGGCCACAAGTAGAAGTAGGATGCTTAAACAAAAAACATTGTCAAAATTCGCGATCTCCAAGGTCTTCTCCACCCTAGGAGTGCTGAGGTTTGTTCGCTCGAGGTACCAAGCAATGTGCTCACAATCCGTTCTGGTGCCTCGCAGTCGCAGGACAGGCAGGTCATGTTTGGAGTGTACATGCCTCTGTATGACAACTAGACAGAGGCTATCTTATTGCATCTTCTCCTTCAGCACATGACATGTACCGGTATCCTTTTCTGTATAAGCGTGCGGGGAGCTTTAAGTTTCAATAGAAATGTTGATTAAACATATCGATAGGTCCTTTTTATAACTAGTAATCACTTCACGTTTTGATAGTATGACCTTTTACGATTAGTCATCTGTTTGCACACTCTTATCATTTGTCAGAGCCTTTGTTACTTAAACACAACAGTAGATGTTTGAATGCATAGCAGTAGGTGCTCGTTTATTTTTATATCTTCATATTTACTTTTGCAATCTGGTTTGCATGCGTCAATCATTTATTAGCATTATTGAATCGCGTATTGCCAAGATAAGTCTGATCACTGCGTTACCATTTACCAATTGTCAATGCGACTACACATTAAATTAGCAAAAAATAATTTTCTTTGGTCTACATATTTTAGTATTGTTATAATCATCTGCCTCTTGGAACGGAAAAATAGTATATCTACTTTCCAACTGCAAATTTTTTTTGATGCAATCACGGAGTCAACAGATACAAGCGGTTGCAACTTTTAAGTATTCTTGGCATAACTATTGTTAAACTTCCTAGGCaatctttcgcaaaaaaaaaaaatcctaggcAATCCTAGAAGATTTAGTAGCATAACCCAAATGTCCGATTGATCCTTGCATTTATTGAAACAATACCCTTCACAATCTCGGAAGATTCTTTTACTCAATTTATAGTCTCATAGATGCATAGTGCCTAACGAAAACGAACCAATACTAGTATTGTTAGATAATCTCGATGCAAAATCTTGCATGCTGATCAGTTTGGGTTCATCTCGTTTGTCCTATATATTTGCTTTGTTCTTTCATGCATTTCTGCCCAATTTCATCATATCGGCACGGAATCCTGGTCACTGTTCCCTTTGTTGCGTTCCTCTGTCCCGTGGCAACGGCTTCCATTGGGCGTGGACCTAACAATTCATCGCTTCTCCACGTCAAAGTCTCCGCTTCCGTTCTTCTTCCACTccactcctctcctctccgAGTGAGNNNNNNNNNNNNNNNNNNNNNNNNNNNNNNNNNNNNNNNNNNNNNNNNNNNNNNNNNNNNNNNNNNNNNNNNNNNNNNNNNNNNNNNNNNNNNNNNNNNNCGTATGAGCCGGCGCCAGAGGATCAATGTAGTGCTTCTTTGGGTTATATCGGGAAGGTGATTTATTGTGACGCGGTGGTTTCTTGATCGTTGCAGTTTCGAGAAGGTCGCCTTCAGGAGGACCCCGgagtccgccgccgcggccgaggagGACGGCAACCACACGGCCACGGTCACGGCGGTCATCTTCGAGGCCGGCCACCGCGACACCGTCGGGGGCACGGACGTCTCCGGCGAGCGCGCGCTCTGCTGCACGCCGGACATGGCGAAGCACGGGGCGTGCACCGAGGGGGCGGTGATGTACCGCGCGTCGCGGAACGCCACCGGCTGGCCCAAGGTGCTCTCGGCGTCCTTCCTCCCTGGTGGCCTCGAGGCTTCGTTCCCGGACGAGACCGTCGCCGTGTCGCGCACCGGTATGTACACCCTCCTCTTTGTCCACTGCGACGcctcgctcgccggcgccggcgggcaggtggcggccgccggcaaGACCATCTGGAAGAACAGCCGCGGCTACCTCCCGGGGCGGATGGCGCCGCTAGTGCCCTTCTACGGCGCCATGTCGCTGTCGTTCGCGGCGCTGGCGGCCTACTGGTTCGCGCAGTGCGCGCGGTTCTGGCGGGAGGTTGTGCCGCTCCAGAGCTGCGCCACGGTTGTGATCGCGCTGGGGATGGCGGAGGCCGCCACGTGGTACCTGGACCTCGCCGAGTTCAACGAGTCCGGCGTCCGCCCGCGCGGGGCCACGCTCTGGGCGGCAACCGCCGGCGCgctccgcggcgcggcggcgcgcgtgctGGTGCTGGCCGTGGCCATGGGCCACGGCGTGGTCAGGCCGGCGCTGGCGGGGCTCAAGAGTGCCAGGGTGGCCGGCCTCGGCGCCGCGTTCTtcgtggcggcggaggcactCGAGGTGTGCGAGAACGTCGGCACCGTCAGCGACCACtcgacgtcgccggcgaggaggctGCTCCTGGTGCTCCCCGTGGCGGCGCTGAACACGGTGTTCGTGTACTGGATATTCAGCTCGCTGTCCAAAACTCTGAACAAGCTCAAGGTGAGTAGCAACGAGGCATCTCAGAATGTTTTCTTCAGTGGATCGCGACAGAATTTCGCATGGTAAATCCGAATTTTGTAGGCGAGACGGATGACAGCGAAGCTGGAGATGTACCGGAGACTCAACAACGCGTTGATCATCGCTGTGGCCGTGTCTCTTGGCTGGATAACATTTGAGGTAAAACCccaactcctttttttttgtgtaaaTTCATTCAACTACCATTCCCTTCAGCGTCTGTTCTTAGCAAAGACGACTCTACTGAGCACCTCACAGCCTTGGCCTGAGCCTGACCCTTCCTGTGGAACCGTCAACCTTGCTAATTTTTCCAACAATGTCCAGTCTCCATCACTTTCATCAACCCAGCTGTGACTTTTAGCGATCCGTCGCGGCCATGTACTGAATATTCTCAGGGTACATGACCGAACATATTTCTTGTAATAATTGAGATAATGCTGATGCGTATGGTCTAGGCCCGTGATCAGACGACGCCGTGGCCTGAGGGTCGTCTCCCTGACCAGAGAATGCTCATCCGATtcagttgcaaaaaaaaaaaacgtcgGACAGTGACAATCTGAAAATAGAACCAATTTACCAGACGGCCTGATCATCGTTGAATGCGCCGTGCAGATCCACTTCAAGTCGACGGAGGAGTACAACGAGCGGTGGCGCGCGGCGTGGGTGATCCCGGCGGGGTGGCAGCTCATCTCCTTCTCGCTGCTCTGCGCCATCTGCCTCATCTGGGCACCCTCGCAGACCTCGACGAGGTAAACTGATTAACTGAAGCCTCGCTCTGTCTGTTACTCGCTCCATCAGGCGGCCATCATCCAGTTCGTCAGAGCACATACTAATACTTATGGTGGCGTCGTGCATTTCCAGGTACGCCTActcgggggaggaggaggagggcgaggacgTGGACCGTGACCTGGAGGACACGCGGCCGCTGATCAGGCCCGGCCCGCTGTCATACGTGGACACCTGGGCGATCTCCGTCTCGCAGGACGCCACCAAGATCATCCTGCGAACCGACTCCGGCGTGTACGCGAAAGCCGCCGGCGATGGAGGCAAGCGGGTGTAGTGTAAGCTCCGGCACTGTACGTAGAGCTCTCCAGGAGCTGGGGATCGCTGacgattttattttctttttttctggaaGTAAACATGTCGTGTTAGGGAACACAAAAGGCTTCTCACAAACTGTAGTAAAGACTAAAGAGTGGTCTGATTACACAGGGAAAACGAAGGGGATGCCATGGCCCGTAGCAGCCGGTGCCTGTAAAAATTCGGCACTCGCTTCTCGGACAATTCTATGGGCGCGCTGCAATAGCAGAGAATCAGCAGCATCTGCATTTTCAGCAGATGGCACGCAGAGCTTTGCCTGCGCCGCTTCTTGGACAATTGGCAATTTCTATGGCTGCCGCCTTCGCCGTCGCGTCGGAGGGCGCCCCGTgccggcgccgcgcgggagGATCCGGGAGTCAAGTGGCGCCGGTGGAGCGCTTGTACGCGGGCGCCGCGCACAGGACCGGCCGCGGCGGGTCGTGCGGCGAGTGCGTgcgtccgccggcggcggcgccaaggtGGACGGGCCGGTCGTCATTTCATTGAACCTGAGTTTTTGTCTTATGGCGATTGAATTAAACTCCCGTGCACATGAATTTCCCCGTGAAATTTTTAGCATCTCCACCGCCGTCAAATTGGATCACGGGGTGGTCGGCGTTACATTTACCGACCACCACCCCAACCAGGAAGCCAGCGGGCTTCGCTTGCGCCGCTGCGGGGGGCGCTGCAGACGTATCCAGCAGCGTCATGGGACAAACAGGGGTAATTAGCATGCCAAACTGCACAAGAGAAATATCCATGCCAAACTGCACAAGAGAAATATCCATGCCAAACTGCACAAGAGTGAGCACGAACCCATGCCAAACTGCTGAGAAATATCGAGTCCAACTTCAATTGGGCTCTTAGCCCAAACAGCACCTTGAGGAGCCATTCAGTCCAAGAAGCCCAACAGCAAGTTCTGGAGCCCTTGTCAAGTGTCAGGGCCCAGCATAAAATTTCATTTCGACTTGTTGAGGTGCGCCCGGCTCAGGCTGCAGTGCAACGCCCGAGCGACATTAGGGCCCCAGTGGCAAGCCACTGCGGTGAACCCTTCCTCACAAAAAATAAATTCAATATCGAAGTGGACACATGACCCACATATCGTATATTAAACTGATAAGAACAGATACTACACTTGATCTTAGCCAAAAGGCCGAGAAAGGTATGAGTTGGGACGGTGCCATTTTATAGcactcctccgcctccgcttgCTCTGACTCACCGAGGTGGGACTAAGcggaagcaccgccaccgcgaaGGTGCAACTAGCTATGGGCAAATTTTATTGAGAATCCGAACCAAACCGAACTTATCGAGAACCGAACCGA from Setaria italica strain Yugu1 chromosome II, Setaria_italica_v2.0, whole genome shotgun sequence encodes the following:
- the LOC111256416 gene encoding uncharacterized protein LOC111256416, coding for MAEDTITHFSHPGHELVKRHYTGPFGCVMCWERLSGAAYGCRAGCDFAIHDACAGHPQTLTSPSHHPHQLVLVETRRDVTHGCDVCAGRCAAGCFLYRCPPCGFDMHPRCAKLPPAVRSVRHPEHDLALVVAEGRCAACHAMHGAGARAWLYRCNVCNLDLHVSCAAAEGPE
- the LOC111256417 gene encoding uncharacterized protein LOC111256417, which produces MPRRFPRSYSCSATAPASASNPWSSAPSRTWCFSASPSPAGADQAPSDSVARTAATSSTGTGPTRLRGRELDLHGSVAGGPSESRAGGNPHQIQACTKRGKACLKFSELKATSERLPYDDVETGLPAFKVDDWTITTWSNTRMAGAYEDWEEEFTVLASELKISDAVRLQLQKTGLLRCNPSREGEEAVVDLGLQNLVVFEPKPSLNGEDDVVYLMARTKFMHPKVYALAVDKRNSVLLGAAEFSTGLRSLSGLTYHFGAITKYI
- the LOC101781036 gene encoding transmembrane protein 87A, whose amino-acid sequence is IVTRWFLDRCSFEKVAFRRTPESAAAAEEDGNHTATVTAVIFEAGHRDTVGGTDVSGERALCCTPDMAKHGACTEGAVMYRASRNATGWPKVLSASFLPGGLEASFPDETVAVSRTGMYTLLFVHCDASLAGAGGQVAAAGKTIWKNSRGYLPGRMAPLVPFYGAMSLSFAALAAYWFAQCARFWREVVPLQSCATVVIALGMAEAATWYLDLAEFNESGVRPRGATLWAATAGALRGAAARVLVLAVAMGHGVVRPALAGLKSARVAGLGAAFFVAAEALEVCENVGTVSDHSTSPARRLLLVLPVAALNTVFVYWIFSSLSKTLNKLKARRMTAKLEMYRRLNNALIIAVAVSLGWITFEIHFKSTEEYNERWRAAWVIPAGWQLISFSLLCAICLIWAPSQTSTRYAYSGEEEEGEDVDRDLEDTRPLIRPGPLSYVDTWAISVSQDATKIILRTDSGVYAKAAGDGGKRV